TGTAGTATATGTAATCTTGTATTTTAACTGCATTTTTATTAAAGAAAGCGTGATTTTGCGTATTTTTTGATGCTTGTAGTATGTCTTAACCCTTATGAATCAACACTTCTGAGTTTATTCAGCAAACCCTAATTAATTACTGAGAAAAGTAGTAGAAGATTGATCCACACCGTGATAATCTTGAAAGTGGCAAATCTTATTATAAATTAAACTTTACGAAAGTAAATAACACAAAATAATCAGCATGGTAGCAACACAAGAAAAAACAAACGTTGGTAAAATTACCCAAGTAATCGGGCCAGTGGTTGATGCTGAATTCCCTAGCGGCAATCTTCCCCGTATTTATAATGCTTTACGCATCGAAGGCACAAACGAAGCAGGTCAATCCGTAGCCGTTACCTGTGAAGTACAACAACTTTTAGGGGATAACCAAGTGCGCGCGGTATCCATGACTACCACGGATGGTTTAGTTAGAGGTATGGAAATTGTTGACCTCGGTAAACCTATTAGTGTTCCCGTCGGTAAAGCCACTTTAGGACGAATTTTCAACGTTTTAGGTGAACCTGTCGATAACAAGGGACCCGTTAATGCAGAAGAAACTTTCCCTATTCACCGCAAAGCGCCCGCCTTCACAGATTTAGTTACTCAACCTACGGTATTTGAAACTGGTATTAAAGTAGTTGACCTTTTAACTCCTTATCGTCAAGGTGGTAAAATTGGTTTGTTTGGGGGCGCTGGTGTTGGTAAAACCGTTATTATGATGGAATTAATTAACAACATCGCTATTCAACACGGAGGTGTATCTGTGTTTGGTGGTGTGGGTGAGCGCACCCGTGAAGGTAATGACCTTTACAACGAAATGATCGAATCTAACGTAATCGATGCGGAAAACCCTGAAAACTCTAAAATTGCTCTCGTTTATGGTCAGATGAATGAGCCACCCGGAGCGAGAATGCGTGTGGGTTTATCGGCTTTGACTATGGCGGAGTATTTCCGTGATGTGAACAAACAAGACGTATTGTTATTCATTGATAACATCTTCCGTTTCGTTCAAGCCGGTTCAGAAGTATCAGCGTTACTTGGTAGAATGCCCTCTGCGGTAGGTTATCAACCCACTCTCGGTACTGATATGGGTGATTTACAAGAGCGTATCACTTCCACCAAAGAAGGTTCTATCACCTCTATTCAAGCGGTTTACGTTCCTGCGGATGACTTAACTGACCCAGCGCCCGCCACCACTTTTGCTCACTTAGATGGTACAACTGTATTGTCTCGTGGTTTAGCATCCAAAGGTATTTATCCTGCGGTTGATCCGTTAGGTTCTACCAGCACCATGTTACAGCCCCATATCGTAGGGGAAGAACACTACAACACGGCGCGCGCTGTGCAATCTACTTTACAACGCTACAAAGAGTTACAAGACATTATCGCTATTCTCGGTTTGGATGAATTATCCGAAGAAGATCGTTTAGTGGTGGATCGCGCTCGTAAAATTGAGCGTTTCTTGTCTCAACCTTTCTTCGTAGCAGAAGTATTCACTGGTAGCCCCGGTAAATATGTATCTTTAGAAGATACGATCAAAGGTTTCCAAAAAATTCTTGCCGGTGAATTAGACCATTTACCTGAACAAGCCTTCTATTTAGTTGGTAACATTGACGAAGCCATCGCTAAAGGTGAAAAACTCAAAGGCTAAATCCAAATGTCCCTCTCCCAAAGGAGAGGGGTTGGGGTGAGGGTCAAAAAAATTACAATTTAAAATTAAATTTGCATTTATTATTATGACTTTAACAGTAAGAGTAATTACGCCCGATCGCACCGTTTGGGATCAAAATGCCCAAGAGGTAATTTTACCTAGTGGCACTGGACAGTTAGGGATTTTAACCGATCACGCTCCTTTATTAACTAACCTTGATATTGGGGTGTTGCGGGTGCGCACGGAGAAAGAATGGCAATCCATCGCCGTTATGGGTGGTTTTGCTGAGGTAGAAAATAATGAGGTTAAAGTATTGGTGAATGGTGCTGAATTAGCTAGTGCCATTGATCGTGAAGAAGCCCAAAATCTCTTTAATGAAGCTCAAGCTCAGTTAAATGAGGCTAATGGTAAAGGTGATCGTTTATCCATACTCAAGGCTAATACTAATTTTAAGAAAGCTAGAGCTAGACTTCAAGCTACCAATAAATAATGATGATATATTTTCCCCTCTCCTGTGGGAGAGGGGTTAGGGGTGAGGGTAAAAATAGGAAATCATGACGAAATCTGAGCTTGTGAAGGTAATGGGGAAGGGTGAAGGGCGCTTTCAAGAGGAAAGAAAAAGAGATTTATATTTATTGTTAGAAAACTTGACGTTACAGGAAGAAGCTACCATTAAATTAATTATCGAATGTCTTTATGACATCGGCATGATTAATATGATTAATCGCAAAATCCAGCGCCCTTCCCTCAACAGAATCGCTAAATTTTTTATTAATACTCCTAAACCCATTGCCAAAATCTTAGCTTGGCGTTGGGTGAAAAAGAATCTTCCTCAACAGGTAGCAAATTGGTTATATCGTAAAGTAAGTTAATTAAAAAATTTTTCTTAAAGGCTTTTTTCTTTAATTAATTCATTTATTTTATCAATGATACTTGTAGCTAACTTTAAAGCGAATTTTGCTTTACTTCCTAAACCAATAAAAACGTCTTCATAATCAGCTTTATTTCTATCTAAACGTAATCGACTTAAATCATTTCCTATTTCTCTCATTTTTCTATTTTGAGAATCATAAGTTTTAAATTCTTCAGCGACAGTCTGATGTTCATTTTCTCCTCGTCTTGATTGAAAATCTAAATAATCTTTTAAATAATTTCTGGCGTAACAAAAAACAGCATAATAAGCTCTACTGATGGCAGATCGTTGTTTTGCCTCATTAGTTTCACTTTCAATGAGTTCTTGTGCTAATTTTAAATATTCTGACCAATCAAATTTCATCAAAATCAATATGAATATTCAATTTGTTACCTACTTGAGCAAAAATATCTAACCACCAGTCATGATCTAATTGTTTTAGTTTGTCAAATGCTTGATCAACGTTTAATTTTGTATGAATAGTTATGCTTAAATTTTCCCAGTTAGCTATTTCTGGGTCAGTAATAATATTCAAACTAATTTTATCATTATTAAAGTATTTTTTTATCTGTTTTTCTGCTTCTACTACAATCAAAAATAGCTCTTGATGTC
This DNA window, taken from Cyanobacterium sp. T60_A2020_053, encodes the following:
- the atpD gene encoding F0F1 ATP synthase subunit beta, producing MVATQEKTNVGKITQVIGPVVDAEFPSGNLPRIYNALRIEGTNEAGQSVAVTCEVQQLLGDNQVRAVSMTTTDGLVRGMEIVDLGKPISVPVGKATLGRIFNVLGEPVDNKGPVNAEETFPIHRKAPAFTDLVTQPTVFETGIKVVDLLTPYRQGGKIGLFGGAGVGKTVIMMELINNIAIQHGGVSVFGGVGERTREGNDLYNEMIESNVIDAENPENSKIALVYGQMNEPPGARMRVGLSALTMAEYFRDVNKQDVLLFIDNIFRFVQAGSEVSALLGRMPSAVGYQPTLGTDMGDLQERITSTKEGSITSIQAVYVPADDLTDPAPATTFAHLDGTTVLSRGLASKGIYPAVDPLGSTSTMLQPHIVGEEHYNTARAVQSTLQRYKELQDIIAILGLDELSEEDRLVVDRARKIERFLSQPFFVAEVFTGSPGKYVSLEDTIKGFQKILAGELDHLPEQAFYLVGNIDEAIAKGEKLKG
- a CDS encoding F0F1 ATP synthase subunit epsilon, with amino-acid sequence MTLTVRVITPDRTVWDQNAQEVILPSGTGQLGILTDHAPLLTNLDIGVLRVRTEKEWQSIAVMGGFAEVENNEVKVLVNGAELASAIDREEAQNLFNEAQAQLNEANGKGDRLSILKANTNFKKARARLQATNK
- a CDS encoding HEPN domain-containing protein — its product is MKFDWSEYLKLAQELIESETNEAKQRSAISRAYYAVFCYARNYLKDYLDFQSRRGENEHQTVAEEFKTYDSQNRKMREIGNDLSRLRLDRNKADYEDVFIGLGSKAKFALKLATSIIDKINELIKEKSL